Proteins from one Faecalibacterium sp. I3-3-33 genomic window:
- a CDS encoding ABC transporter ATP-binding protein produces MIEFENVSFSYTGQEHGGLHDINLKISDGECVLFCGRSGCGKTTITRLVNGLIPQFYQGDIHGRVLVDGQEISNIPMYQIAAKVGSVFQNPRTQFFNVDTDSEIAFGIENEARPPQELIERVEQTADDLRIQKLRNRNIFELSGGEKQKIAFASVYAMNPQIYLLDEPSSNLDMTSIQELREHLRLIKKQGKTVLIAEHRLYYLMELADRIVYLEKGEIKGIYTSEEFRQLSEHEREHMGLRAVDLQAVFPPKAHLPALTPVLELRNVTLRYKKQTILHDIVLSAGKGEVIGVVGHNGAGKTTFSRALCGLHKDCDGQFLWESKPIERKARLKRSYMVMQDVNYELFADSVEAECSFGIRNPDQTLVNATLEELGLSPYREQHPNTLSGGQKQRVAVAVSMICGKDLLVFDEPTSGLDFDSMTQVAGLIRRVSDMGKVIFIVTHDFEFVCRTCSRVLHFDEGEIPDDVLVTMDALPKLRELFSVKVNVPAGDREGGLGRSDGKAR; encoded by the coding sequence TTGATTGAGTTTGAAAATGTATCGTTTTCCTATACAGGACAGGAACATGGCGGGCTGCATGACATCAATTTGAAAATTTCGGACGGAGAATGTGTCCTGTTCTGTGGCCGCAGCGGGTGCGGAAAAACAACGATCACAAGGCTGGTGAATGGACTGATCCCTCAGTTTTATCAGGGAGATATTCATGGTCGTGTTCTGGTAGATGGTCAGGAAATCAGCAATATCCCCATGTATCAGATTGCCGCTAAGGTCGGCTCCGTTTTCCAAAATCCACGGACGCAGTTTTTCAATGTTGATACAGACAGCGAGATTGCCTTTGGCATTGAGAACGAGGCTCGTCCTCCACAGGAGCTGATAGAGCGAGTGGAACAGACAGCCGACGATCTGCGTATTCAAAAGCTGCGGAACAGGAATATTTTTGAACTGTCCGGCGGTGAAAAGCAGAAAATCGCCTTCGCTTCTGTTTATGCCATGAACCCACAGATTTATTTGCTGGATGAACCGTCCTCCAATTTGGATATGACTTCCATTCAGGAGTTAAGAGAGCATTTGCGGCTGATAAAAAAGCAGGGTAAAACGGTTTTGATAGCAGAACACCGGCTGTACTACCTAATGGAACTGGCCGACCGAATCGTTTATCTGGAAAAAGGAGAAATCAAAGGAATATACACCTCGGAAGAATTTCGGCAGCTATCGGAACATGAGCGTGAACACATGGGGCTGCGGGCTGTTGATCTACAGGCGGTATTCCCGCCAAAAGCCCACTTGCCTGCGCTTACCCCTGTATTGGAACTGCGGAATGTGACGCTCCGTTACAAGAAACAAACCATTTTGCATGACATTGTCCTATCTGCTGGAAAGGGCGAAGTGATTGGCGTGGTCGGCCACAATGGAGCCGGAAAGACTACATTTTCTCGCGCTCTCTGTGGGCTTCACAAAGACTGCGATGGACAATTTTTGTGGGAAAGCAAGCCGATTGAGCGTAAGGCAAGGCTAAAACGCTCCTACATGGTTATGCAGGATGTGAATTATGAACTTTTCGCTGACAGCGTGGAGGCAGAATGTTCCTTTGGCATCCGAAATCCAGACCAAACGCTGGTAAATGCAACTTTGGAAGAACTGGGGCTTTCCCCATATCGAGAACAACATCCAAACACGCTTTCCGGCGGTCAAAAGCAACGAGTAGCTGTAGCTGTCAGCATGATTTGTGGGAAAGACTTGCTTGTATTTGATGAACCGACCAGCGGTCTTGACTTTGACAGTATGACGCAGGTGGCGGGACTGATCCGGCGAGTATCCGATATGGGAAAAGTCATTTTCATTGTCACCCATGATTTTGAGTTTGTCTGCCGTACCTGTTCTCGTGTCTTGCATTTTGACGAAGGCGAAATACCCGATGATGTATTAGTTACAATGGATGCCCTTCCGAAATTGAGAGAGCTTTTCTCTGTCAAGGTGAATGTCCCCGCAGGGGACAGAGAGGGCGGCCTAGGTCGTTCAGATGGAAAGGCGAGGTAG
- a CDS encoding helix-turn-helix transcriptional regulator has translation MSEIIDQLYAPLLAEHGFIRDSDNQQYGALGICWKLSPEVGEGTYWTYGQKDLYDIKIHNFSFHKDFMLECSLPECLSITQYDSISGEELSPYRRLSAGCIKTFIGGYAPYKALIHKNIPIRSVGIEIAPAYYEDYLKKLYPEAQINPIDAFRKIDQTSDFPAMSRLLTEIKDYRGEGIAAKLFYEGKVAEAVSMVVEYQKKHPDKPVHKLSQQDIESIQTVASYLSDHYAFDIPLERLTQIACMGTTKLKSCFKKYYDCTITEYIQQRRMSQAEYLLAYTELTVGQVAQTVGYSTSSRFAELFRKSTGLLPLEYRKTAQRK, from the coding sequence ATGTCTGAAATCATCGATCAGCTTTATGCGCCCCTGCTTGCGGAACACGGTTTTATCCGTGACTCAGATAACCAGCAATACGGGGCATTGGGTATCTGCTGGAAACTTTCTCCCGAAGTCGGAGAAGGTACCTACTGGACTTATGGACAGAAAGATCTATACGATATTAAAATTCACAATTTTTCTTTCCACAAGGATTTCATGCTGGAATGTTCTTTGCCAGAATGTTTGAGTATTACGCAGTATGATTCTATCTCCGGGGAAGAGTTATCGCCATACCGCAGACTGTCTGCCGGCTGCATCAAAACGTTTATCGGAGGCTATGCGCCATACAAGGCTTTGATACATAAGAACATTCCAATCCGTTCGGTTGGAATCGAGATTGCACCCGCATATTATGAAGATTATCTGAAGAAACTGTACCCTGAGGCACAGATCAATCCGATTGACGCCTTCCGCAAAATCGACCAAACATCAGATTTTCCTGCGATGTCACGGTTGCTTACGGAGATTAAGGACTATCGCGGAGAAGGGATTGCCGCAAAACTTTTTTATGAGGGAAAAGTCGCAGAAGCAGTTTCAATGGTAGTGGAATATCAGAAGAAGCATCCTGATAAACCAGTTCATAAGCTCTCGCAGCAGGATATAGAAAGTATCCAGACGGTCGCTTCATATCTTAGTGACCATTATGCTTTTGACATTCCTCTTGAAAGGCTGACGCAGATTGCCTGCATGGGGACAACGAAACTGAAAAGCTGTTTTAAGAAATACTACGACTGCACCATCACAGAGTATATTCAGCAGCGGCGCATGAGCCAAGCAGAGTATCTGCTGGCATACACAGAGCTGACAGTCGGACAAGTTGCCCAAACAGTGGGGTATTCCACTTCAAGCCGATTTGCAGAATTGTTCCGCAAAAGCACTGGATTGTTGCCATTAGAGTATAGAAAAACCGCGCAACGAAAGTAG
- a CDS encoding energy-coupling factor transporter transmembrane component T, with protein MSGKRHKKGLWLDPRAKLFLILMCVLSSMFAPSLAYQFVLVMLIAVLGAFFGKWKYVIKAVCFYAVICALTVWIMAEMTGTLRTMFIAFLGLFHKVYACGTLAGIVLTTTKVNEFLSAMNRLHAPKKLVIPMAVMLRYIPTIQEDWRYIKDAMRMRDVSPSLASFLAHPGMTVECIYVPLLMAASKAADDLSVASVTRGIENPNPRTCLVQIKCGAADWGVMAVAVAYLIFELCVRGGVIG; from the coding sequence ATGAGCGGTAAACGCCACAAGAAAGGGCTTTGGCTCGACCCACGGGCCAAGCTCTTTCTTATCCTTATGTGTGTTTTATCGTCCATGTTTGCTCCTTCACTTGCATATCAATTTGTCCTTGTTATGCTGATTGCGGTATTGGGGGCTTTCTTTGGAAAGTGGAAATATGTCATTAAGGCTGTATGCTTTTATGCGGTCATCTGTGCCCTGACAGTTTGGATCATGGCAGAAATGACAGGCACGCTGCGGACAATGTTTATTGCTTTTTTAGGATTGTTTCATAAGGTCTATGCGTGCGGAACCTTGGCCGGGATTGTTCTGACTACTACAAAAGTCAATGAGTTCCTGTCTGCTATGAACCGTCTCCACGCACCCAAAAAGTTAGTAATTCCTATGGCAGTTATGCTACGGTACATTCCAACTATTCAAGAGGACTGGCGCTATATCAAGGACGCTATGCGGATGAGAGATGTTTCACCTTCTCTGGCGAGCTTTTTAGCACATCCGGGCATGACAGTTGAGTGTATTTATGTGCCTTTGTTGATGGCAGCTTCAAAAGCAGCGGATGATCTTTCTGTTGCTTCTGTCACCCGTGGAATTGAAAATCCCAATCCACGCACCTGCCTTGTCCAGATAAAATGCGGAGCTGCCGACTGGGGCGTCATGGCCGTTGCCGTAGCTTATCTGATTTTTGAATTATGTGTGCGGGGAGGTGTGATCGGTTGA
- a CDS encoding helix-turn-helix transcriptional regulator, with the protein MAKIEDCPGFETFGADVKAARKAKQLSRSALADMIHCDSRYLANIENEGTLPSLPVVIQLIKICGLPVERYFNPELMREESAERQRVSHKLQLCPEEYLPIVEGAIDGALRIHEQEKEPACV; encoded by the coding sequence ATGGCGAAAATTGAGGACTGTCCCGGCTTTGAAACGTTCGGAGCGGATGTCAAGGCAGCTCGAAAGGCAAAACAGCTTTCCCGCAGTGCGCTGGCCGACATGATACATTGTGACAGCCGGTATCTTGCGAACATCGAAAACGAAGGCACGCTGCCCAGCCTGCCTGTGGTGATTCAGCTGATAAAAATATGTGGTCTGCCCGTGGAGCGGTACTTCAACCCGGAACTCATGCGGGAAGAAAGTGCGGAACGTCAGCGGGTCAGCCACAAGCTGCAGCTTTGCCCGGAAGAATACTTACCCATCGTAGAAGGTGCCATTGACGGTGCCTTACGAATCCATGAACAGGAAAAAGAGCCCGCGTGTGTCTGA
- a CDS encoding MptD family putative ECF transporter S component, with protein MSNQVNSMNKGLTVKDLVTTGIFTALLFVFVLVGGVFFATNPVLTFFMPAGGGLLAGPIYLLLIAKVHKRWSLSIMGVIMGIIWFVTGMHWAFALGYLIMAIVADFVAGAGQYKSKKLNSLSYILFSLGGTGSYIVFFVDPNGWAQTMLGNGTEQSYIDTMQATANTGILIAMFAAVIITSAISAFVGCKMLKKQFEKAGITA; from the coding sequence ATGAGTAATCAAGTAAATTCTATGAACAAAGGTCTGACTGTGAAAGACCTTGTAACAACTGGCATTTTTACCGCACTGTTATTTGTTTTTGTATTGGTGGGCGGTGTCTTTTTTGCAACGAATCCCGTGCTTACTTTTTTCATGCCGGCAGGAGGTGGGCTGCTTGCTGGCCCCATTTATCTTTTGCTGATTGCAAAAGTACATAAGCGTTGGAGCCTTTCTATAATGGGCGTTATCATGGGTATTATTTGGTTCGTGACTGGTATGCACTGGGCTTTTGCATTGGGCTACCTGATCATGGCGATTGTCGCGGACTTTGTTGCTGGCGCAGGACAGTACAAAAGCAAAAAACTCAACAGCCTGTCTTATATCCTGTTCTCCCTCGGTGGCACTGGTTCATATATCGTGTTCTTTGTTGACCCCAACGGCTGGGCGCAGACCATGCTGGGAAACGGAACTGAACAGAGTTACATCGACACCATGCAGGCAACTGCAAATACCGGCATCCTGATTGCCATGTTTGCTGCTGTTATCATTACATCTGCGATCAGCGCTTTTGTAGGCTGCAAAATGCTGAAAAAGCAGTTTGAAAAAGCAGGTATTACAGCATGA